One endosymbiont 'TC1' of Trimyema compressum genomic window, AATCAGGCTCTGGAAAATAACGATAGTCTTGAGCTTCTTCTTTACTACGCATAGATAATGTTATACCTTTTTCATCATCCCATGTTCTAGTTTCTTGAACAACAGATTCGCCTTTTTCAATAACCTTGATTTGTCTTCGAACCTCATATTCAATAGATTTTTCTAGCGCTTTTAAAGAATTTAAATTTTTTGTTTCTGTTCTTGTTCCTAGTTTTTTTTGCCCAATAGGTCTTACCGATACATTAGCATCACAACGCATAGAGCCTTCTTCCATTTTACAGTCGGACACTTCAATATAAGAAATTATTTGACGCAATTTTTCCATGAAAACTCTAGCCTCTTCACTGTTTTTTATATCTGGTTCAGAAACAATTTCTAACAGAGGAACACCTGCTCTATTATAATCTACCTGGGAAGAGCTTGAACTTGTAATTGTTTTTCCTGAGTGTACTAGTTTTCCAGCATCTTCTTCCATATGAGCTCTCGTAATTCCAATTCTTCTCATCTCTCCATTTACTTCAATATCTAAATGGCCGTTCTCACAAATTGGCAAATCAAATTGTGATGTTTGAAAGTTTTTGGTTAAATCAGGATAGTAATAGTTTTTTCTATCAAATTTACAAAAATTAGGTATTTTTGCATTTAATGCATGCCCTGTCATAACCCCAAACTTTACAACCTTTTCATTTAAAACAGGTAATGTTCCAGGCATCCCTAAACAAATAGGGCAGGTATGACTATTAGGGCTCCCCCCAAACTCAGTTGAACAACTACAAAATATTTTTGTATTAGTTTTAAGTTCAACGTGAACCTCTAAACCAATAACTGTTTCATATCCTTTTGCCATTATAGCACCTCCATATTAGGACTTTGTTTATGATAATCTGTATTTTGTTCAAACACGGCCCCTGCGTTCAATAATGCTTTCTCACTAAAAGGTTTTCCTAAAAGTTGCAAGCCAATTGGTAAGCCTTCTGAAAAACCACAAGGAATTGTTAAGCCAGGAATACCGACTAAATTAATAGAGGCTGTACATAAATCACCTAAATACATTGCAACTGGATCCTTATAACCTTCTCCAATTGTATAAGGTAAACACGGTGCAACTGGCGTTAATAAAATATCAAATTTTTCAAACGCTTTATCAAAGTCTTGTTTAAGTAAAGTTCTAACTTTCAAAGCTTTT contains:
- the gatB gene encoding Asp-tRNA(Asn)/Glu-tRNA(Gln) amidotransferase subunit GatB; its protein translation is MAKGYETVIGLEVHVELKTNTKIFCSCSTEFGGSPNSHTCPICLGMPGTLPVLNEKVVKFGVMTGHALNAKIPNFCKFDRKNYYYPDLTKNFQTSQFDLPICENGHLDIEVNGEMRRIGITRAHMEEDAGKLVHSGKTITSSSSSQVDYNRAGVPLLEIVSEPDIKNSEEARVFMEKLRQIISYIEVSDCKMEEGSMRCDANVSVRPIGQKKLGTRTETKNLNSLKALEKSIEYEVRRQIKVIEKGESVVQETRTWDDEKGITLSMRSKEEAQDYRYFPEPDLPPIILTDEWIEEIRESLPELPDARRKRLIENDGLFEYDADLIISERIISDFYDGVRKNGHDGKTIVNFLMGDYMKSLKEEGETVSSSKVTIESFSKLLDLIKDKTISGKIAKEIIPEIIKSGKVPEAIVKEKGLVQITDSSEIESFVDEVLNNNLQAIEDYKRGKESAIGFLVGQVMKASRGKANPGIVNGLLKDKLK